In the genome of Halapricum salinum, one region contains:
- a CDS encoding glycosyltransferase family 4 protein has protein sequence MDVTQITHLYHPSFGGIENYVARLNAALEADGHTARTVTTDQSLSPADDPADWPGVTYCETTFSIVRNPFSIELYRHLKRDKSDVYHLHSPWFFPSLEAVLALPDDAAITMTIHGVHVPHTSLLSRVLDTAYKPIAQFILDKVDRIFVLGPAERRRLTDRFDVSDEQVVVVPNGIDPDAYDVPDERVDEFREQYGLDPDRPTILFVSRLIPAKQPEILLDAVRDHLEEDVQVLVIGKGDDEYAGSLLGRADERTRFLSNLSFGDLKAAYHAADCFVALGTSEGLSTVLLEAMNARLPVVTTPAGANADVVSGPEHGRVVEMHPDPREVAAAILEILADEDERQAMGERNRDLVRQEYAWEVVYERIRETYEELLDEQ, from the coding sequence ATGGACGTCACGCAGATCACGCACCTCTATCACCCCTCTTTCGGCGGGATCGAGAACTACGTCGCCCGCCTCAACGCCGCGCTGGAAGCCGACGGCCACACCGCGCGCACGGTCACGACCGACCAGAGCCTCTCGCCGGCCGACGACCCCGCCGACTGGCCGGGCGTGACCTACTGCGAGACGACGTTCTCCATCGTGCGCAATCCCTTCTCGATCGAGCTCTATCGCCATCTGAAGCGGGACAAGAGCGACGTCTATCACCTCCACAGCCCCTGGTTCTTCCCGAGTCTCGAAGCCGTCCTCGCGCTGCCCGACGACGCCGCGATCACGATGACCATCCACGGCGTCCACGTCCCACACACCTCGCTCCTGTCCCGGGTCCTCGATACGGCCTACAAACCGATCGCCCAGTTCATCCTCGACAAGGTCGACCGGATCTTCGTCCTCGGGCCCGCAGAACGTCGCCGGCTGACCGACCGCTTCGACGTCTCCGACGAGCAGGTCGTCGTCGTCCCCAACGGGATCGATCCCGACGCCTACGACGTGCCCGACGAGCGTGTCGACGAGTTCCGCGAGCAGTACGGACTCGATCCCGACCGCCCGACGATCCTGTTCGTCAGCCGGCTCATCCCTGCCAAACAGCCCGAGATCCTGCTCGACGCCGTTCGAGACCACCTTGAGGAAGACGTGCAGGTACTGGTGATCGGCAAGGGCGACGACGAGTACGCCGGCTCGCTCCTCGGGCGCGCCGACGAGCGCACTCGCTTCCTCTCGAACCTCTCGTTCGGCGACCTCAAGGCCGCCTACCACGCCGCGGACTGCTTCGTCGCCCTGGGCACCTCCGAGGGACTTTCGACCGTCCTGCTGGAGGCCATGAACGCCCGCCTGCCCGTAGTCACGACGCCAGCCGGGGCCAACGCTGACGTCGTCTCCGGGCCCGAACACGGCCGCGTCGTCGAGATGCATCCCGACCCGCGCGAAGTGGCTGCTGCGATTCTGGAGATTCTCGCAGACGAGGACGAACGCCAGGCGATGGGCGAACGCAACCGCGATCTCGTCCGCCAGGAGTACGCCTGGGAGGTCGTCTACGAGCGAATCAGGGAGACGTACGAGGAACTACTCGACGAGCAGTAG
- a CDS encoding cold-shock protein: MANGTVDFFNDTGGYGFIETEDADEDVFFHMEDVGGPDLEEGQDIEFDIEQAPKGPRATNVVRN; this comes from the coding sequence ATGGCAAACGGAACGGTTGATTTCTTCAACGACACAGGCGGTTACGGTTTCATCGAGACTGAGGACGCGGACGAGGACGTTTTCTTCCACATGGAAGACGTTGGCGGACCGGACCTCGAGGAAGGACAGGACATCGAATTCGACATCGAGCAGGCCCCCAAGGGTCCGCGCGCGACCAACGTCGTTCGAAACTAA